A DNA window from Luteibaculum oceani contains the following coding sequences:
- a CDS encoding PhoH family protein, whose protein sequence is MEIEITLSGVDPLLILGVNNDRLSQIQSAFPKLKIMARGAVIKAAGEASEIESLQKKIIEFESFYGKYNRISEKDFADILDSNTQEWKSNKGGEILLYGNNGNQIKAKTVNQKKIVEACGKYDMVFAIGPAGTGKTYTAVALAVRALKNKEVKRIILTRPAVEAGEHLGFLPGDLKEKLDPYLQPLYDALRDMIPGARLAEFIEDGVIQIAPLAFMRGRTLDKAFVILDEAQNATKSQLKMFLTRMGASAKFVVTGDVTQIDLPKKSQSGLFSSLKILDAVDGVKIIKLDSRDIIRHPLVDKIVKAYEKDQDEE, encoded by the coding sequence TTGGAGATAGAAATTACATTAAGCGGGGTAGATCCTCTACTTATTTTAGGGGTTAATAACGATAGGTTATCGCAAATTCAATCGGCTTTTCCAAAGCTTAAAATAATGGCCCGAGGTGCCGTAATTAAAGCGGCTGGTGAGGCTTCAGAGATTGAATCCTTACAAAAGAAAATCATCGAATTCGAATCCTTTTACGGTAAGTACAATCGTATAAGCGAAAAAGACTTTGCCGATATCCTGGATAGCAATACCCAGGAATGGAAATCGAACAAAGGCGGCGAAATTCTCCTCTACGGAAATAATGGTAACCAGATAAAAGCCAAAACGGTTAACCAAAAGAAGATTGTTGAAGCCTGTGGAAAGTACGATATGGTATTTGCTATTGGCCCGGCCGGTACTGGAAAAACCTATACTGCTGTTGCATTAGCAGTACGTGCACTTAAAAACAAAGAGGTAAAACGAATTATTTTAACACGTCCTGCGGTAGAAGCTGGTGAGCATTTAGGTTTTTTACCTGGGGATTTAAAAGAAAAGTTAGACCCCTACCTTCAACCGCTCTACGATGCCTTGAGGGACATGATTCCTGGTGCTAGATTGGCAGAATTTATAGAAGACGGGGTAATTCAAATAGCTCCCCTTGCGTTTATGCGCGGTAGAACTTTGGATAAGGCTTTTGTGATTTTAGATGAAGCCCAAAACGCTACCAAAAGCCAATTAAAAATGTTCTTAACTCGTATGGGAGCATCGGCCAAATTTGTGGTAACGGGCGACGTAACCCAAATTGATCTTCCAAAGAAAAGTCAAAGTGGGTTGTTCTCCTCCCTTAAAATATTAGATGCGGTTGATGGTGTGAAAATTATAAAGTTGGATAGCCGGGATATCATTAGACATCCGCTGGTGGATAAAATAGTTAAGGCATACGAAAAGGACCAAGATGAAGAATAA
- a CDS encoding transglutaminase-like domain-containing protein, whose protein sequence is MKRLNALIQLLDDPDQQIADQVTQEIIAIGDKAIPQLEKFWEENSFEPNFRDRVEDLVHTIQFNGVVDGLKNWISDDSDLLEGAFWISKYLYPDLELKDLKSSIKAIADLAAVNITEDMTSRHLIGAINEVLYDKLGYRSNKKHFHAPQNNMISEVINSRKGNPLLLSVMYILVATELKVPVCGVNLPNHFVTGYLSSEGKILFYINPFNKGSLLTRQDLVIFLKEMKIPMSDQFLDPCSNKDMVKRMVVNLIYSYTKLGHDEKVEELRVLETLFD, encoded by the coding sequence ATGAAAAGACTTAACGCTTTAATTCAGCTTCTTGACGACCCCGACCAACAAATTGCTGACCAAGTAACCCAAGAGATAATTGCTATTGGCGACAAAGCCATTCCGCAACTCGAGAAATTTTGGGAAGAAAATTCTTTTGAACCCAATTTTCGCGATCGCGTGGAAGACCTAGTACATACCATTCAGTTTAATGGTGTGGTAGACGGATTAAAAAACTGGATCTCTGATGATTCTGACCTTTTAGAAGGCGCTTTCTGGATATCTAAATATCTATATCCAGACCTTGAGTTAAAGGACCTGAAATCATCCATTAAAGCCATTGCAGATTTAGCCGCGGTAAACATAACCGAGGATATGACCTCCAGGCATTTAATTGGTGCCATAAACGAGGTGTTGTACGATAAGCTTGGATACAGAAGCAACAAAAAACATTTCCACGCTCCCCAAAACAACATGATTTCTGAAGTAATAAACAGTAGAAAAGGTAATCCTCTGTTATTATCTGTTATGTACATTTTGGTAGCAACCGAACTTAAAGTACCGGTTTGCGGAGTTAATCTTCCCAACCACTTTGTAACAGGTTATCTAAGCTCAGAGGGGAAAATTCTTTTTTATATCAATCCATTTAACAAGGGAAGTCTACTTACACGTCAGGATTTAGTAATCTTTTTGAAGGAGATGAAAATCCCAATGAGCGATCAGTTTTTAGATCCATGTTCTAACAAGGATATGGTTAAAAGAATGGTGGTGAATTTGATTTACTCGTACACCAAATTAGGGCACGATGAAAAGGTTGAAGAACTAAGGGTTTTGGAAACCCTATTTGATTAG
- a CDS encoding phosphoribosylaminoimidazolesuccinocarboxamide synthase: protein MKNNMMDTAIKNSNFNFHPEQSVYNGKVRDVYSLPNDKLVMVASDRISAFDVILPRPIPYKGQVLNATAIHFLKATEDICPNWFEKSPHPNVSIGKKANPFKVEMVIRGYLAGHAWREYKAGKRILCGVVMPDGMRENQKFPEPIITPATKAEEGHDEDISREEILAQGIVSEKHYLQLEKYTRALFARGTEMAANRGLILVDTKYEFGLVNDEVVLIDEIHTPDSSRYFYADVYDENLAANKPQKQLSKEFVREWLMENGFQGKEGDVMPEMTDEFVNSVTNRYIELYENITGETFKPEPDTSVDTIEALVQKELN, encoded by the coding sequence ATGAAGAATAATATGATGGATACAGCAATTAAAAATTCTAATTTCAATTTTCATCCAGAGCAAAGCGTTTACAATGGAAAGGTGAGAGATGTTTACAGTCTCCCCAACGATAAGTTAGTGATGGTTGCTAGTGATAGAATTTCAGCTTTTGATGTAATTCTCCCAAGACCAATTCCCTATAAAGGACAAGTTCTTAATGCGACTGCTATCCATTTTTTGAAGGCTACTGAAGATATTTGCCCGAATTGGTTCGAAAAAAGTCCGCATCCTAATGTTAGTATAGGAAAAAAGGCTAACCCATTTAAGGTAGAAATGGTGATTAGAGGTTACCTAGCGGGTCACGCCTGGAGAGAATATAAAGCAGGAAAAAGAATATTATGTGGGGTAGTCATGCCCGATGGGATGCGTGAAAATCAAAAATTTCCCGAGCCGATTATAACTCCAGCTACTAAAGCAGAAGAAGGCCACGACGAGGATATATCTAGAGAAGAAATATTGGCTCAGGGAATAGTTTCCGAAAAACACTACCTACAGCTTGAAAAATACACCAGAGCTTTATTTGCTAGAGGAACCGAAATGGCAGCTAATAGAGGTTTGATACTAGTGGATACCAAATATGAATTTGGTTTGGTGAACGATGAGGTAGTTTTGATTGATGAAATCCATACCCCTGATTCATCGAGATATTTTTATGCTGATGTTTACGATGAAAACCTAGCGGCAAACAAACCTCAAAAGCAATTGAGTAAAGAGTTTGTTAGAGAGTGGTTAATGGAAAATGGATTTCAAGGGAAAGAAGGCGATGTAATGCCAGAAATGACTGATGAATTCGTTAATTCTGTTACCAACAGATACATTGAATTATACGAAAACATTACTGGAGAGACTTTTAAACCAGAACCCGATACTTCGGTAGATACTATCGAGGCCCTGGTTCAAAAAGAATTGAATTAA
- a CDS encoding DUF4197 domain-containing protein, with protein sequence MNNKILFSIGALLLSTAVFGQLGNLSGAADKARNWFNQNNYGVENLHAALNEFSDATISKLAVENAFKGDSKIYIPLPSQYNNLKKTVTRFGGEQMVSRIEDQLNAAAEKTIELAKPHLVSAISKMELNDAIGLAGKQKGFTNYLEGKSALGISNSLEPEVKAYLESTGTYNLLNEFFAYYKKFAGFFGRRIPNGPTLESYVAEKAVDGLFLKLGQKEAKFREEKLPPVFNK encoded by the coding sequence ATGAATAATAAAATACTTTTTTCAATTGGAGCTTTACTTCTTTCTACCGCAGTATTTGGCCAATTAGGAAACCTTTCTGGAGCAGCCGACAAAGCGCGGAATTGGTTCAATCAAAATAATTATGGGGTAGAAAATTTACACGCTGCTCTCAATGAATTTTCTGATGCTACCATTAGTAAGTTGGCTGTAGAAAATGCGTTTAAGGGAGACAGTAAAATATACATCCCACTCCCCTCTCAGTACAACAACTTAAAAAAAACCGTTACCCGTTTTGGTGGAGAACAAATGGTTAGCCGTATTGAGGACCAGTTAAATGCCGCTGCCGAAAAAACCATTGAATTAGCTAAGCCCCATTTAGTTTCAGCCATTTCGAAAATGGAATTAAATGATGCAATTGGGCTAGCTGGAAAGCAAAAAGGATTCACCAATTACTTAGAAGGTAAAAGCGCACTTGGTATTTCAAATTCGCTAGAGCCAGAGGTAAAAGCATATTTAGAAAGCACTGGGACCTATAACTTACTCAATGAATTTTTCGCTTACTACAAAAAGTTTGCGGGCTTTTTTGGACGAAGAATTCCTAACGGCCCAACTCTGGAGTCGTATGTAGCCGAAAAAGCTGTAGACGGACTATTCTTAAAACTGGGTCAAAAGGAGGCTAAGTTTAGAGAAGAAAAACTCCCACCCGTATTTAATAAATAG
- a CDS encoding phosphorylase family protein, giving the protein MSPNDQWVKTQSQTAAYHINLTGEEISNDIIIVGDPERVGTIGERFDEIHYQKSNREFSSLGGRLNNKQLTVVSSGIGVDNIDILLNEIEHVVNGNSQAKRTLNFYRLGTTGGLQRELSPGSVLISEYAIGIEGLMHYYPIKYSDEEKNLALSFKQENFLPTEIAAPYAVRKGSKILPQFPKAWIKGITLTANGFYGPQLRDGAHGLSKKRHSIEELSQFSFQNLALTNIEMECSGIYGMAKLFNHQAVTICTVIANRITGEIASDIKGATNNLIDHALEVITT; this is encoded by the coding sequence ATGAGTCCTAACGACCAATGGGTAAAAACGCAAAGCCAAACTGCTGCGTACCATATTAACCTTACAGGAGAAGAAATCTCCAACGATATTATCATTGTTGGAGATCCCGAAAGAGTTGGCACCATTGGTGAGCGCTTCGATGAGATCCATTACCAAAAAAGCAATCGCGAATTTTCTTCTTTAGGTGGAAGACTTAATAACAAACAGCTTACGGTAGTTTCCTCCGGGATTGGGGTCGACAACATAGACATCCTGCTTAATGAAATTGAACATGTTGTTAATGGTAACTCCCAAGCTAAGCGCACCTTAAATTTTTACCGGCTAGGAACTACGGGAGGATTGCAAAGGGAATTATCACCCGGTAGCGTTTTGATATCGGAGTATGCTATTGGAATTGAAGGCTTAATGCATTACTATCCTATTAAGTATTCTGATGAGGAAAAAAACTTGGCCTTGAGCTTTAAACAAGAAAACTTTCTTCCAACAGAAATAGCAGCTCCATATGCTGTCAGGAAAGGGTCCAAGATACTTCCTCAATTCCCAAAAGCATGGATTAAGGGCATTACCTTAACTGCAAATGGTTTCTATGGCCCCCAATTAAGGGATGGAGCCCACGGCTTATCGAAAAAACGCCACAGCATAGAAGAATTATCGCAATTTTCGTTTCAGAACCTTGCTTTAACCAACATTGAGATGGAGTGCAGCGGGATTTATGGGATGGCAAAACTATTTAATCACCAGGCCGTAACCATTTGCACTGTTATCGCTAACAGAATTACCGGAGAAATTGCTTCAGACATTAAGGGAGCCACCAACAACCTTATAGACCACGCACTGGAAGTAATCACCACCTAA
- a CDS encoding SAM hydrolase/SAM-dependent halogenase family protein — MGVITLTSDMGLKDHYVASVKGAILTQFPEAVIFDITHNIEPFDILHASFVLRNCWQDFPAGTVHMVCVDDFSSPKPRFLGAKHKGQFFIASDCGILNLIIREQPDQLVEIAISQESEDAVFVAKDIFAKAAAFLARGGTMEFLGQPTSEMVTRGTLAPTTFEREISGSFVHIDSYGNAISNIDRHLFSLIGKNRPFRIIFSKGEFEITQISNAYNEVPTGEKVALFGGSGFLEIAVNQGTAQTGGGASQLFGIKKGNSITIEFEDVTNR, encoded by the coding sequence ATGGGCGTAATAACACTAACTTCAGACATGGGACTGAAAGATCACTATGTGGCCTCTGTTAAAGGTGCCATTTTAACGCAGTTTCCCGAAGCCGTTATTTTCGATATTACCCACAACATAGAGCCTTTCGACATCCTCCACGCATCTTTTGTATTGAGGAATTGTTGGCAGGATTTTCCAGCGGGAACCGTACATATGGTTTGCGTAGATGACTTTTCCTCTCCAAAACCACGATTTTTAGGAGCGAAACACAAGGGGCAATTTTTCATTGCCAGTGACTGTGGGATTTTAAATTTAATTATCAGAGAGCAGCCAGATCAATTAGTAGAAATAGCTATTTCCCAAGAAAGCGAAGATGCTGTTTTTGTAGCCAAAGATATTTTTGCGAAAGCAGCAGCCTTCCTAGCACGGGGAGGAACCATGGAGTTTTTGGGGCAACCCACTTCCGAAATGGTTACTCGAGGAACCTTGGCTCCTACCACCTTTGAAAGAGAAATATCCGGGAGTTTCGTACATATTGATTCATACGGAAATGCCATTAGTAATATAGATAGACATTTGTTCTCCCTTATTGGTAAGAACCGTCCCTTTAGAATTATTTTTAGCAAGGGTGAGTTCGAAATCACCCAAATATCGAATGCATACAATGAGGTTCCTACGGGTGAAAAAGTTGCTTTGTTTGGTGGTTCAGGATTTTTGGAGATCGCAGTAAATCAAGGAACGGCCCAAACTGGCGGAGGAGCCTCCCAATTATTTGGAATAAAAAAAGGAAACTCAATAACAATAGAATTCGAGGATGTTACGAATCGTTAA
- a CDS encoding competence/damage-inducible protein A: MKAQIITIGDEILIGQTIDTNSAWMGTRLNEMGYLVDKITTISDDREAIETHVKWALGSCNLLILTGGLGPTRDDITKVTLCELFGGKLIRNQEVEERIVSFFTKLNRPVLEVNRMQADLPSNCTMLPNLLGTAPGMLWEIDGTTVVSMPGVPYEMKKIFSDQLVPYLQSNKTSEIIVRHKNLLTVGIGESSLAEEIKDIEDDIYNSGFRLAYLPNPGSVKLRISYNGKENPESVEQRLNQFAKRIATRVAQYYVGEGEKAITKLIGKQLVAHQLTVGVVESCSGGYIAHQFTKEEGCSQYFKGGMVVYSNELKEKLIGVDAHAIKEFGAVSESVAEQLAEKGRIKLGVDYCIATTGVAGPTGGTNEKPVGLVYTSVSGPQGTRVFKNNYGGTRNRIVERASIGLLNELLKMLQSDIA; this comes from the coding sequence ATGAAAGCGCAGATTATCACCATAGGAGATGAAATATTAATTGGTCAGACCATAGATACCAACTCAGCCTGGATGGGTACACGGCTAAATGAAATGGGCTACTTGGTGGATAAAATCACGACCATCTCGGATGACAGAGAAGCGATCGAAACCCATGTTAAATGGGCATTAGGTTCCTGTAACCTTCTGATATTGACCGGAGGACTAGGGCCAACTAGGGATGACATAACCAAGGTGACCTTATGTGAGTTGTTCGGCGGAAAATTGATTCGCAACCAGGAAGTTGAGGAGCGCATTGTTAGTTTTTTTACCAAACTAAATAGGCCTGTTTTAGAGGTAAACCGCATGCAGGCAGATTTACCAAGTAATTGCACCATGTTGCCCAATTTGCTTGGTACTGCACCGGGTATGCTTTGGGAAATAGATGGTACTACGGTAGTTTCTATGCCTGGAGTGCCTTATGAGATGAAAAAAATCTTTTCAGATCAGTTGGTTCCATATCTCCAATCCAATAAAACTTCGGAAATTATTGTCCGCCACAAAAACCTACTTACAGTGGGCATTGGCGAGTCTAGCTTGGCTGAGGAAATAAAAGATATCGAGGATGATATCTACAATTCTGGCTTTCGTTTGGCGTATTTACCAAACCCAGGGTCGGTAAAATTAAGGATTTCATATAACGGCAAAGAGAACCCCGAGTCCGTAGAGCAAAGGTTAAATCAATTTGCAAAGCGTATCGCTACGCGTGTTGCACAATATTATGTGGGAGAGGGTGAAAAGGCCATTACTAAGTTAATTGGAAAGCAGCTGGTAGCGCATCAACTTACCGTAGGGGTGGTGGAATCTTGTAGCGGAGGATACATTGCCCATCAATTTACCAAAGAGGAGGGCTGTTCGCAATATTTCAAAGGCGGAATGGTAGTTTATAGCAACGAGTTAAAGGAGAAATTAATAGGTGTAGATGCGCATGCCATTAAAGAATTTGGAGCCGTTAGCGAAAGTGTTGCCGAGCAATTAGCCGAAAAAGGAAGAATAAAATTAGGTGTAGATTACTGTATTGCAACAACCGGAGTTGCGGGTCCAACAGGAGGCACAAATGAGAAGCCGGTGGGCTTGGTTTATACATCAGTTTCTGGGCCTCAGGGAACTAGAGTTTTCAAAAATAATTATGGAGGCACAAGAAATAGAATTGTAGAGCGGGCTTCGATTGGGCTTTTGAATGAACTTTTAAAAATGTTGCAATCTGATATTGCGTAG